In Gammaproteobacteria bacterium, the following are encoded in one genomic region:
- a CDS encoding glutathione peroxidase, with translation MLTNCEGRKVPQVVFKTRLNNEFVDVSSDDIFKGKTVVLFSLPGAFTPTCSSTHVPRFNDLAPVFHANGIDDIVCLSVNDAFVMDAWKKDQHADNLTLIPDGNGEFTDAMGMLVDKSDIGFGMRSWRYSMLVRDGVIEKMFIEPEVPGDPFEVSDADTMLRYINPQAEVPAAVSILTRPGCPFCAEAKKLLDGHGYTYEEISLAHDVSLRTVHAITGLDTVPQVFIEGKHIGGAEQLKAYFGQKTKGAA, from the coding sequence ATGTTAACTAATTGCGAGGGACGAAAAGTCCCCCAAGTCGTCTTTAAGACGCGTCTTAATAACGAATTTGTGGATGTGAGCAGTGATGACATATTTAAAGGCAAAACTGTGGTTCTTTTCTCGCTTCCTGGGGCATTTACGCCCACATGTTCGTCCACTCATGTACCGCGCTTTAACGATCTCGCTCCAGTTTTTCATGCTAACGGCATTGATGACATTGTTTGTTTGTCGGTCAATGATGCGTTTGTTATGGATGCCTGGAAAAAAGATCAACATGCAGACAATCTCACGTTAATCCCCGACGGCAACGGCGAATTTACCGACGCTATGGGTATGTTGGTGGACAAGTCCGACATCGGTTTTGGTATGCGTTCCTGGCGCTATTCGATGTTGGTTCGCGACGGCGTGATCGAAAAAATGTTTATCGAACCGGAAGTGCCAGGTGATCCATTCGAGGTGTCGGATGCGGATACCATGTTGCGATATATCAATCCACAGGCGGAAGTCCCTGCTGCCGTGAGTATTCTTACTCGACCCGGTTGTCCATTTTGTGCGGAAGCCAAAAAACTTTTGGACGGGCATGGCTATACCTATGAAGAGATCTCACTTGCGCACGATGTTTCGCTGCGTACAGTACACGCCATAACCGGGCTAGATACCGTTCCCCAGGTGTTTATAGAAGGAAAGCATATTGGTGGCGCTGAACAACTGAAAGCCTATTTTGGCCAGAAGACAAAAGGCGCTGCATGA
- a CDS encoding cytochrome c3 family protein: protein MSNSASILRILNFLLVLLFSLIALGGCAERDFSSRHKNDSNGSSNLGGTEHYKVLAVNRRGMAFPDQDFSVFAIFPPANFIKAQVIKTSTDKKQLPVLLDNTEVKLEYQGTMDRYGSINTSSASKTNFWEHAGELYRFLLGNQVRIPLDGGVRGLLFDGQNMPGLNNIPQTFGLFDAKTKEFTAAWVPITPIDDNGNLNYFPQFQISAIVRGEHPRLLASTNIVLPMAKPMDCAHCHATGEIAANDAVSQRLGIDIEWSQNSDIDNQGKENVLLLHGATTGLDLLKRTPLMCAECHYSPVADPDGLGPSTFHQQRRLPLSISIHAAHALNNQYQLAVSNETQNIPEDGNTSCMYCHGREAPYVRDAMSKSGINCQSCHGGMLAVGKSPMVGSSEQRRPFLDEPRCESCHTGDALQHLGDSIVLNRTFDESDVFATQRLAVNRRYAEEPDKLYRQSVGHGGVACQGCHGSPHAIWSSSIPGMVDNLIPIQLQGHVGTISQCEVCHEKGVPVSLNGPHGLHNIDDPQWMGSEHGRFYNADPKSCQSCHGLSLEGTHLSRALAARSFITKAGSVIQYGSGQVIGCNDCHLLTR, encoded by the coding sequence ATGTCGAATAGTGCTTCGATTTTACGAATTCTAAATTTTCTTCTTGTTCTGCTGTTCTCACTTATTGCTTTGGGAGGATGTGCGGAAAGAGACTTTTCATCGCGGCACAAGAATGACTCAAATGGAAGCAGCAATCTAGGCGGCACTGAGCACTATAAAGTACTTGCGGTTAACCGCAGGGGAATGGCCTTTCCTGATCAAGATTTTTCGGTGTTTGCAATATTTCCTCCTGCCAATTTCATCAAGGCTCAGGTGATAAAAACGTCTACCGATAAAAAGCAATTGCCTGTATTACTCGATAATACCGAAGTTAAACTTGAGTATCAGGGCACTATGGACCGCTATGGTTCTATCAATACCAGCAGCGCCAGCAAGACGAATTTTTGGGAACATGCCGGCGAGCTATACCGGTTTTTACTTGGCAATCAAGTTCGGATTCCGCTAGATGGCGGGGTGCGAGGATTACTGTTTGATGGACAGAACATGCCCGGGCTTAATAACATTCCACAAACATTTGGTTTGTTTGATGCGAAGACCAAAGAGTTTACCGCTGCATGGGTACCGATTACACCAATAGATGATAACGGTAATCTAAACTATTTTCCGCAATTCCAAATTAGTGCGATCGTTCGCGGAGAACATCCACGCTTGCTTGCATCTACAAACATTGTGTTACCCATGGCTAAACCAATGGATTGTGCCCACTGTCATGCGACGGGTGAGATTGCAGCAAACGATGCCGTCAGTCAACGTCTGGGTATCGATATTGAGTGGAGTCAAAATTCAGATATCGACAACCAAGGAAAGGAAAACGTTTTGCTATTGCATGGGGCAACGACAGGCCTCGATTTATTAAAGAGAACACCGCTGATGTGTGCTGAGTGCCACTACTCGCCAGTTGCAGATCCGGATGGTTTGGGGCCGTCAACCTTTCATCAACAACGACGATTACCATTGTCGATTTCAATACATGCTGCACATGCCTTAAACAACCAATATCAGTTGGCCGTTTCAAACGAAACACAAAATATTCCAGAGGATGGGAATACCAGTTGTATGTATTGTCACGGTCGTGAAGCACCCTATGTTAGAGATGCTATGAGCAAGAGCGGAATCAACTGCCAAAGCTGTCACGGTGGCATGCTCGCGGTAGGTAAATCCCCTATGGTCGGTTCATCCGAACAACGAAGACCGTTTCTCGATGAACCACGTTGCGAGTCTTGCCATACGGGCGATGCGCTTCAGCATTTGGGCGACTCGATAGTGTTGAACAGAACCTTTGATGAATCCGACGTGTTTGCCACCCAGCGTCTAGCCGTTAATCGACGCTATGCAGAAGAGCCGGATAAGTTGTATCGTCAAAGTGTTGGTCACGGTGGCGTGGCCTGTCAGGGTTGTCATGGTAGTCCGCACGCTATTTGGAGTAGCTCAATTCCCGGCATGGTGGATAATTTGATCCCGATCCAGCTGCAAGGGCACGTCGGTACCATCAGTCAGTGCGAGGTATGTCATGAAAAAGGCGTTCCCGTTTCTCTAAATGGCCCCCATGGACTACACAATATTGATGATCCCCAGTGGATGGGTTCCGAACATGGTCGATTTTACAATGCCGATCCGAAAAGTTGCCAATCCTGTCATGGCTTGTCGCTGGAAGGTACACATCTATCACGTGCACTGGCCGCTCGTAGCTTTATTACAAAAGCCGGTAGCGTCATTCAGTACGGTAGTGGGCAGGTTATTGGCTGTAATGATTGTCACTTATTGACTCGCTAG
- a CDS encoding response regulator produces MQQAQKQAHILIVDDDREICSLLSRFLSDNHIRTSVAYNAAEAENKLAAGRFDLIVLDLMMPGEDGLSFCRRWRMQSEIPVIMLTAMGEDTDRIIGLEMGADDYLPKPFNPRELLARIRAVLRRLQHVPKSASEHATHSFRFEGWRLDAAKRELHNPDGVLVSLTSGEFDLLQTFVEHPQRILNRDQLLDLTKGRDSIPFDRSIDVQLSRLRQKIEHDPKQPQLIKTIRNSGYMFTPEVES; encoded by the coding sequence ATGCAACAAGCACAGAAACAAGCCCATATTTTGATTGTTGACGATGACAGGGAAATTTGTAGCCTGCTCAGTCGGTTTTTGTCTGACAATCACATTCGAACTTCTGTGGCATACAATGCAGCCGAAGCAGAAAACAAATTGGCTGCGGGACGTTTCGATCTTATTGTTCTCGACTTGATGATGCCAGGCGAAGACGGTCTGTCTTTTTGTCGGCGCTGGCGCATGCAATCAGAAATACCCGTTATTATGCTGACGGCTATGGGAGAGGATACGGATCGAATTATCGGCCTGGAAATGGGCGCCGATGATTATCTACCTAAGCCATTTAATCCGCGCGAATTGCTGGCGCGCATTCGGGCAGTATTGAGACGCCTGCAACACGTTCCGAAATCCGCGTCCGAACATGCTACACACAGTTTTCGATTCGAGGGGTGGCGACTCGATGCAGCCAAACGTGAATTACACAATCCGGACGGAGTGCTGGTTAGTCTAACCTCCGGTGAATTCGATTTGCTGCAAACCTTTGTCGAACATCCGCAACGCATACTCAATCGCGATCAACTTCTCGACCTGACCAAGGGGCGTGACAGCATACCCTTTGATCGTAGTATTGATGTTCAGCTCAGCCGACTCAGACAAAAAATCGAGCACGAT